One window from the genome of Streptomyces sp. NBC_01476 encodes:
- a CDS encoding TetR/AcrR family transcriptional regulator, with translation MAAQRRLNRDELIATALAVADAEGLEALTVRRVAQQHDVTPMALYRHFQDKDGLLDAVAERLLADVSVPAPDGRPWDEQLNDVLIAILAGLRPHPNATILLFTRILNSEPGLDLTERVLALLADAGMSTEQGAEMACQTLASLVTLVISEPGRTGTAAGPEQHEDEVRARRAALLALSPRRHPHVVAAADALAECASEEAYYRRGVELIITGMRGIRPEPAAV, from the coding sequence ATGGCTGCCCAGCGGCGCCTGAACCGGGACGAGCTGATCGCCACCGCACTGGCGGTGGCCGACGCCGAGGGCCTGGAGGCGCTGACCGTCCGGCGGGTGGCCCAGCAGCACGACGTGACGCCGATGGCGCTCTACCGGCACTTCCAGGACAAGGACGGGCTGCTCGACGCGGTCGCCGAGCGGCTGCTCGCCGACGTGTCCGTCCCCGCCCCCGACGGCCGGCCGTGGGACGAGCAGCTGAACGACGTGCTCATCGCGATACTCGCCGGACTGCGCCCGCACCCCAACGCCACCATCCTGCTCTTCACCCGCATTCTGAACTCCGAGCCCGGCCTCGACCTCACCGAACGGGTGCTGGCGCTGCTCGCCGACGCGGGGATGTCCACCGAGCAGGGCGCCGAGATGGCCTGCCAGACTCTGGCCTCACTGGTCACCCTGGTCATCTCCGAGCCGGGCAGGACCGGGACCGCCGCCGGCCCGGAGCAGCACGAGGACGAGGTACGGGCCAGGCGGGCCGCCCTGCTCGCGCTCTCGCCCCGCCGCCACCCGCATGTGGTGGCCGCGGCCGACGCGCTGGCGGAGTGCGCGAGCGAAGAGGCGTACTACCGGCGGGGCGTGGAGCTGATCATCACCGGGATGCGCGGGATCCGTCCGGAGCCGGCCGCCGTCTGA
- a CDS encoding endonuclease/exonuclease/phosphatase family protein, with product MPIGIAGAVVLAAAGLSVNAAMASPSADALIAEVYGGGGNSGATYTNDFVELGNAGGTPVDLSGYSVQYLPGAPTASSKWQATALTGSLGAGGRYLVQESAGTGGTTALPAPDATGAINMSGTTGTVALVTGSDPLTCLNAADCLADSRVKDLVGFGTALVHEGSGDAAGASNTASVARNASLADTDDNAADFTAGDPTPQNSGGDGGTPTGPPTTPPTTPPTSPPTATEAKIHDIQGDTRTSPLNGKAISGATGIVTGVRAYGSSQGYWVQDPHPDANPRTSEGIFVFTGSTTPPVKAGDSVSVAGTVQEYYPGGADTGVQSTTELTKATATVVSSGNKLPAPVVINDRDVPDAFVPSAGGGTIQDLPLRPDEYALDFYASLEGMNVQIGDSRVVGATDQYGELWVTVKPKQNPTKRGGTLYTGYDEPNSGRLMVQSLIPTATEAFPVANVGDTLRGTTAGPLDYNQFAGTYSIAARTIGTVKSGGIKPEVTEKPSSGQATIATYNVENLAPGNPQSKFDALAQGLVKNLRSPDIVALEEIQDNNGATDDGTVAADQTLQKLTDAIAAAGGPRYSWREIDPVNDKDGGEPGGNIRQAFLFNPRTVGFVDRPGGDSTTAVGVTGTGSKTALTASPGRIAPNDPAWNSSRKPLAGEFTYRGEKLFVIANHFDSKGGDQAIDSRFQPPVRSSEVQRNRQAILEHDFVQQIEQADPHANVVVLGDLNDYQFSPAVLSLTGNGKVLTDLVNTLPAKERYSYVFEGNSQVLDHILVSPNLKHVDYDVVHINSEFANQTSDHDPQIIRVKP from the coding sequence CTGCCGATCGGCATAGCCGGCGCCGTCGTTCTGGCCGCGGCCGGCCTGAGCGTGAACGCCGCGATGGCGTCGCCGTCCGCCGACGCCCTGATCGCCGAGGTGTACGGCGGCGGCGGCAACTCCGGCGCCACGTACACCAATGACTTCGTCGAGCTCGGCAACGCCGGTGGCACACCGGTGGATCTGAGCGGCTACAGCGTCCAGTACCTGCCCGGCGCGCCCACCGCGTCCTCCAAGTGGCAGGCCACCGCGCTGACCGGCTCGCTGGGCGCGGGCGGCCGTTACCTGGTGCAGGAGTCGGCCGGAACCGGCGGCACCACCGCGCTGCCGGCGCCGGACGCGACCGGCGCCATCAACATGTCCGGCACCACCGGCACGGTCGCCCTTGTCACCGGCAGCGACCCGCTGACCTGCCTCAACGCCGCGGACTGCCTGGCCGATTCACGGGTCAAGGACCTGGTCGGCTTCGGCACCGCGCTGGTGCACGAGGGCAGCGGCGACGCCGCCGGGGCGAGCAACACCGCCTCGGTGGCCCGTAACGCCTCGCTCGCCGACACCGACGACAACGCGGCGGACTTCACCGCGGGCGACCCGACCCCGCAGAACTCCGGCGGCGACGGCGGCACCCCGACCGGGCCGCCCACCACGCCGCCGACGACGCCCCCGACCTCACCGCCCACGGCGACCGAGGCGAAGATCCACGACATCCAGGGCGACACCCGGACCTCTCCGCTGAACGGCAAGGCGATCAGCGGCGCGACCGGCATCGTCACCGGCGTACGGGCGTACGGCTCCTCGCAGGGCTACTGGGTGCAGGACCCGCATCCGGACGCCAACCCCCGTACCAGCGAGGGCATCTTCGTCTTCACCGGCTCCACCACCCCGCCGGTGAAGGCCGGCGACAGCGTGTCGGTGGCCGGCACCGTTCAGGAGTACTACCCGGGCGGCGCCGACACCGGGGTGCAGTCGACCACCGAGCTGACCAAGGCGACCGCCACGGTGGTCTCCAGCGGCAACAAGCTGCCCGCGCCGGTCGTCATCAACGACCGCGACGTGCCGGACGCGTTCGTACCGAGCGCCGGCGGCGGCACCATCCAGGACCTGCCGCTGCGGCCGGACGAGTACGCGCTGGACTTCTACGCCTCGCTGGAGGGCATGAACGTCCAGATCGGCGACAGCCGGGTGGTCGGCGCGACCGACCAGTACGGCGAGCTGTGGGTGACAGTCAAGCCGAAGCAGAATCCGACCAAGCGCGGCGGGACCCTCTACACCGGTTACGACGAGCCCAACTCGGGCCGCCTGATGGTGCAGTCGCTCATCCCGACCGCCACCGAGGCGTTCCCGGTGGCGAACGTCGGCGACACGCTGCGCGGCACCACCGCGGGACCGCTGGACTACAACCAGTTCGCCGGTACGTACTCGATCGCGGCCCGCACCATCGGCACGGTCAAGAGCGGCGGCATCAAGCCCGAGGTCACCGAGAAGCCCTCCTCGGGTCAGGCCACCATCGCCACGTACAACGTGGAGAACCTCGCGCCGGGCAACCCGCAGTCGAAGTTCGACGCGCTCGCCCAGGGCCTGGTGAAGAACCTGCGCTCGCCCGACATCGTGGCGCTGGAGGAGATCCAGGACAACAACGGCGCCACCGACGACGGCACGGTGGCCGCGGACCAGACGCTGCAGAAGCTCACCGACGCGATCGCGGCGGCGGGCGGCCCGCGGTACTCGTGGCGCGAGATCGACCCGGTGAACGACAAGGACGGCGGTGAGCCGGGCGGCAACATCCGGCAGGCGTTCCTCTTCAACCCCAGGACGGTCGGGTTCGTCGACCGCCCGGGCGGGGACTCCACCACGGCGGTCGGCGTCACCGGCACCGGGAGCAAGACCGCGCTGACCGCCTCCCCCGGCCGGATCGCGCCGAACGACCCGGCGTGGAACTCCAGCCGCAAGCCGCTGGCCGGTGAGTTCACCTACCGCGGTGAGAAGCTCTTCGTGATCGCCAACCACTTCGACAGCAAGGGTGGCGACCAGGCGATCGACAGCCGCTTCCAGCCGCCGGTGCGCAGCTCCGAGGTGCAGCGCAACCGTCAGGCGATCCTGGAGCACGACTTCGTGCAGCAGATCGAGCAGGCCGACCCGCACGCGAATGTGGTGGTGCTCGGCGACCTCAACGACTACCAGTTCTCGCCGGCGGTGCTCAGCCTCACCGGCAACGGCAAGGTCCTCACCGACCTGGTCAACACCCTCCCGGCGAAGGAGCGTTACTCCTACGTCTTCGAGGGCAACTCGCAGGTCCTTGACCACATCCTGGTCAGCCCGAACCTGAAGCACGTGGACTACGACGTGGTCCACATCAACTCCGAGTTCGCCAACCAGACCAGCGACCACGACCCGCAGATCATCCGCGTGAAGCCGTAA
- a CDS encoding discoidin domain-containing protein, with translation MSTGPAPDLEPAAHDPGSGAPRPHRRRNRLRLTLAAFTVGALSLAGFTAASGTGGAATPAAAAAPNAVPAPPAGFTTTWSDDFNGAANTGVDGGNWKYDTGPGSSFGTGEIETMTNSTANVYQDGNGHLVLKALHSGTDPRSGWTSGRIETQAATYGAPAGGVVMMQSSIQQPNLTTANGAGYWPAFWMLGSTLRSGVGWPGSGEVDILEDINSRSSVFGTLHCGVGQGGPCNETTGIGSGERACAGCQTGYHTYAVQIDRSTSPEQIRWYLDGANYFTVNSTQVDATTWANAVDHPFFIIYDLAMGGGFPDAFGGGPNAATVSGGQMNIDYVAVYNKGPGSGSTTTPPPAGSNLAQGRPTTASSTENAGTPASAATDGNTTTRWSSAFSDPQWLRVDLGGTHTISQVKLNWEAAYAKAFQIQTSNDGTNWTTVYSTTTGTGGNQTLNVSGSGRYVRVNGTQRATQYGYSLYEFQVFGS, from the coding sequence ATGTCCACCGGACCCGCACCAGATCTGGAACCGGCCGCGCACGACCCCGGCAGCGGCGCCCCGCGCCCGCACCGCCGCCGCAACCGGCTGCGGCTCACGCTCGCCGCCTTCACCGTCGGCGCGCTGAGCCTGGCCGGCTTCACCGCCGCGTCCGGCACCGGTGGCGCGGCCACCCCGGCCGCCGCCGCGGCCCCCAACGCGGTACCGGCCCCGCCGGCCGGCTTCACCACCACCTGGAGCGACGACTTCAACGGCGCCGCCAACACCGGCGTGGACGGCGGCAACTGGAAGTACGACACCGGCCCGGGCAGCAGCTTCGGCACCGGTGAGATCGAGACGATGACCAACAGCACCGCCAACGTCTACCAGGACGGCAACGGCCACCTGGTGCTCAAGGCGCTGCACTCCGGCACCGACCCCCGGTCCGGCTGGACCTCGGGCCGCATCGAGACCCAGGCGGCCACCTACGGCGCACCGGCCGGCGGCGTGGTCATGATGCAGTCCTCGATCCAGCAGCCGAACCTGACCACCGCCAACGGCGCCGGCTACTGGCCGGCGTTCTGGATGCTCGGCTCGACGCTGCGGTCCGGCGTGGGCTGGCCCGGCTCCGGCGAGGTCGACATCCTGGAGGACATCAACTCCCGCAGCTCGGTCTTCGGCACGCTGCACTGCGGTGTCGGCCAGGGCGGCCCCTGCAACGAGACCACCGGCATCGGCTCGGGCGAGCGTGCCTGCGCCGGCTGCCAGACCGGCTACCACACCTACGCCGTGCAGATCGACCGCTCGACCTCGCCCGAGCAGATCCGCTGGTACCTCGACGGCGCCAACTACTTCACCGTCAACTCCACCCAGGTGGACGCGACGACTTGGGCGAACGCGGTCGACCACCCGTTCTTCATCATCTACGACCTGGCCATGGGCGGCGGCTTCCCCGACGCCTTCGGCGGCGGCCCCAACGCGGCCACCGTCAGCGGCGGGCAGATGAACATCGACTACGTGGCCGTCTACAACAAGGGCCCGGGCAGCGGCAGTACGACCACTCCCCCGCCCGCCGGCAGCAACCTCGCCCAGGGCAGGCCGACCACCGCGTCCTCGACCGAGAACGCCGGCACCCCGGCCTCCGCCGCCACCGACGGCAACACCACCACCCGCTGGTCCAGCGCCTTCAGCGACCCGCAGTGGCTCCGGGTCGACCTCGGCGGAACGCACACGATCAGCCAGGTGAAGCTCAACTGGGAGGCGGCGTACGCCAAGGCGTTCCAGATCCAGACGTCGAACGACGGGACCAACTGGACCACTGTCTACTCCACCACCACCGGAACGGGCGGCAACCAGACGCTCAACGTCTCCGGTTCCGGCCGCTACGTCCGGGTGAACGGCACCCAGCGGGCCACGCAGTACGGCTACTCGCTCTACGAGTTCCAGGTGTTCGGCAGCTGA